The stretch of DNA GGCCCAGCTCGGCAAGCCCTACGTCTGGGGCGCCACCGGCCCGGACAGCTACGACTGCTCCGGCCTGGTCCAGGCCGCCTGGGCCGCGGCCGGCGTCTCGCTCCCCCGCACCACCTACGCCCAGATCGACGCCGCCCCGCGGGTGGCCCGCGGCGAGCTCCGCCCCGGCGACCTGGTCTTCTTCTACTCCTCCGTCAGCCACGTCGGCCTCTACACCGGCAACGGCCGGATGATCCACGCCCCGCACCCGGGCGCCCCGGTCCGCTACGAATCCGTCGACGTGATGCCCTTCGCGGGCGCCGTCCGCCCGGCCTGACCGGCCGGATCGGGTCACTGCCAGATCATGTTCCCCGGGGTGACGACCGGGGCGTCGGCACCGGCGTCGGCGGTCGCGGCGGCCGGCCGCTCGGCGGCGGTCGCGGCGACCGGCGCCGCGACCGCCAGCGCGAGGGTGAAGACCGCGACGATGGCGCCAAAGATGGTACGGGACATTCGAATTCTCCTCCGTCCGAGCCGTTCAAGTACCTCCAGCTTCGTCAGGTCCGGGACCGGTCGGAAGGGCGGACGACTGGACCGAACCGGCCTTGACCCGTTCCGTCCAGCCCCGCCGCCGGCTCAGAGCAGCCCTTCGTAGAACGGCGCCAGCAACGGCACCCCGGCATCCACCAGCCGCCAGCCCCGGAGTTCGGGGACGGTCGACAGGGCGCGGTCGCAGAGCGCGACCGCCCGGCGTTCGGCCTCCTCCAGCCGCTCGGCGAGCAGGTAGGCCCCGACCACCAGCCGCCCGGGTGCGGACAGGTGCACGCTCAGGTGCTCCAGCCGGTCCTCGGGCCGTGCCGCGCTGCTGATCAACTCGCCTAACCGGTCGGGCATTTCCCTGGTCGAAGCGGCGACCAGGACCATGTGAACCAGATACATGCATCCACGGTCCCAAGCCGCCTATCGGGATGTACAGGCATCATCCTGGACGGTTCGGGTCAGCGACCGGAACCGTCCATCGAACCCCTGGAGCCAAGGGCCGTTCGCATGCAATGATCCATCCCGGAGTGACGCCGTAGAACAGTGGAGGTTCCACATGCTCGCCGTACTCGGTCTCGACACCACCGCAGAAGCGGTCTACCGCGCCATGCTCGCCCACCCACAGGCCGGTGTCGAGGCACTCGCGGCACACCTGGGGTTGTCCGCGGCACAGATGCGGGAGGCCCTGGACTTATTGAGCCGGTTATCCCTGCTCCGACCCTCTTATGAACACGCGGGCGAACTGCGGGCCGTCTCCCCCGACATCGGGATGGAGATCCTGATGTCCCGTCAACAGGCCGAGCTGGCCTCCCAGCAACAGCGCGTCGAGGCCTCCCGGGCAGCAGCGGCCCAGCTGATCGCCGAGTACGCCGACCTGCGGCCGGCCGCGCCCCACCCCGAGATCGAGCAACTGGTCGGACTCGACCGGATTCGTGAACGGCTGGCGGTGCTGACCAGGGACATGCGCGCCGAGGTGATGACCTTCGCCCCGGACGGCGGGCACTCTCCCGAGAGCATCGAGGCCGCCCGACCGCTCGACCGGTCCCTGCTGGAGCGGGGCATCCTGATGCGCACGGTCTACCTGGAGAGCGTCCGCAACAACCAGCCCACGACGGCCTACGTCGGCTGGCTGGCCGAGCACGGCGCCCAGGTCCGGACGACCCCGGCCCTGCCCACCCGGTTGATCATCGTGGACCGGACCACCGCCGTGATCCCCGTCAACAGCGACGACTCCGCTGCCGGCGCCGTGGTGCTGACCGGCCAGGGCACGCTCACCGCGCTGTGCTCGCTCTTCGAGCACGTCTGGTCCCTCGCACAGCCGCTGGGCTCCCCGACCACCAGGCTGGTCGGCGGGTTGAACCCACAGGAGGCGACCGTCATCCGGCTGCTCGCCGAGGGGCTCACCGACGACGCGATCGCCAAGCGGCTCGGCGTCTCGCCCCGCACCTCCCGCCGGCTGGCCACCGACCTGATGGAGCGCCTCGGCGCCCGCAGCCGCTTCGAGGCCGGCGCCCGGGCCGCCCAGCAGGGCTGGCTGCCCGACATTCGGTAGGCCGGTCGTCAGGGCGCGTCGGGATAGACGAACGCGAGGTAACCCCCGTAGAGCGCCGAGGCCAGCGCGGCCGAGCAGAGGATCAGCACCAGCGAGGCGCGGCTGCGCACCCGGGCCAGGCCGGTGGCGACCGGCAGCAGCAGGGTGAAGGCGGGCAGCAGGAAGCGGGCACGGGAGTTGAAGTACGCCGCGTCGCCGAGTGCCAGCAGGAGCATCGCGCCACTGAACAGCACCAGGACCAGCGGCTGCCGCTGGACGATCGAGAGGGCGAAGAGCAGCACGCTCGCTGCCAGCACCACCGCGACCACCACGTCGGCGAGCATGATCGCGTCGGGTCTGACCAGCAGGTCGCGGAGCGAGTAGAAGGTCTTCCGGCCGAAGTCGAAGTGTGACTGCCAGGCGTCCTGCACCCGGAAGTAGCCGTCCCAACGGCCCTTCACCAGGCCCACCCAGCCGAGGTAACCGAGGAAGCCCAGCGGTGCCAGCAGCATCCCGGCCGCCGCCCGCCACCCGGCCCGCCCGCGCAGCAGCTCCCAGAGCGCGGCACCCGAGACGGCCGCCGCCAGCGCGATGCCGGTCGGCCGGCTCAGGCCGGCGAGCAGGGCGAGCACCCCGGCCCCGAGCCAGTCCCGGCGGACGGCCGCGTACAGCGCCCAGGCCACGAAGGCGGTGAACAACGGCTCGGAGTAGGCCGCGCTCTCCACCAGCGCGTACGGAGTGACGCCCCACAGGACCGCGGCGATCACCCCGACCCGCCGCCCGTACAGGTGCTCGCCGACCCGGAAGATCCCCCAGGCCGCCGCGAGCGAGGCGAGCCAGGCCACGGCCAGTGCCGCGGCCCCGACCGGCACCCCGCACAGGTGCACCAGCCGGATCAGCGCGGGGTAGGCCGGGAAGAACGCGTAGGCCTCGTACGGCCCGTGCGGCCCGGGCACCGGGGGGAACCCGGCGTAGCCGTGCACCACGATGCCCTGGTACCAGTAGGCGTCCCACATGGCGGCAAGGCGGTGCAGACCTGGGGTGCCCCGGCGAGCGCCCCAGGCGGCCACCAGCAGGACGCCCAGGGCCCGGGCCGCCGCGTAGGCCGCCAGCGCGGGTAAGGCGGCGCGCAGCGATGCGGTGCGTCGGCGGGTACCCGTCGGCGGGCTCGGAGCGGTCGGGGCGGTGAGCACGGGACCATCACACTCCCCGGGTCGCCGTTCGGCAAACGAGGTGTCAAACCACGCTGACGGAAGTCGGGCTAGCGGTGCCGCTCCAGCAGGGACACGGTGAGCCCGCGCACGTGCTTGACCTGCACCGGGGTGAAGACCGCGCGCAGGGCCTCCGCCTCGGGCTTCTCCAGGTTGGCGTACGGGTCGTCGGCCTCGCCGAGGGTGACCACCCAGACCCGCCCGGTGTCACCGATGCAGGCGGCCGGCTCCTTGCACGGGTCGACGAACAGGTCCTGCTTCTGCTCCGCGCTGCGGGCGGCGAACACGTCCTTGAGGTGCACGCCCTTCGGCAGGTAGTACTCGGTCTCCAGGTCGATCATCATCCAGGACGAGGAGCCGCGGACCGGGACGAAGCCGTCCCCGGCCCGGTAGCCGTCGGCGATGATCTTCGCGGCGGCCTTGCCGTTGGTCACCTCGTGCGAGGTGGACTTCCGCAGCGCCTGCTGGTCCTGGTAGCCGAGCAGGGCGACCGCCACCAGGCCGAGCGCGGTCAGCGCGCGGGGCCTGATCGCGGCCAGGCCGGCCCCGGCCAGGATGGCCCAGGCCGGCACGGTGTAGAGCTGGTAGCGGTCGAAGAAGTACGCGGTGTGCCCCTGCGAGACGAACCAGGTGAGCACGATCGGCAGGCCCGCCAGCACGCCCACTTCGAAGGCCCGGCGGCGGCCCACCGACCAGCCGGCCGGGATCGCCGCGAGGGCCAGGAAGCAGCCGCTGACCAGGGCCGAGCCGAACAGTCCGTGCCAGAAGTCGACGTAGGTGGCCAGCCCGGGCTGGTGCAGCCAGCCGATCTGCCGGCCGGCCTGCTTCTGGCCCAGCATCACCAGCGGCAGGACGGGCAGCATCGCGACCACCACGGCCGCCGGGAAGCCGAACAGCAGCCGCCGGTCACGGCTCTGCTGCCAGCGCATCGCCACGATCACGGCGTGGCCGGCCAGGAAGACCAGCGAGACCATGTGGAACAGCCCGGCCAGTGCCACCGCCACCGCGTACGGGAGCCAGCGCAGCACGGTCGGCCGCTCGATCGCCCGCAGCAGCAGCCAGGTGGCCGCCGAGACGGCGAGCAGCACGAAGGCGTAGGAGCGGGCCTCCTGCGCATACCGGGATATCGAGGGCACCACGGCGAAGAGCAGGCCGGCCACCAGGGCGGTGCGCGGGCCGAAGAGCTTGCGGCCGGCCAGCACCACGAACACCGCCGCACCGGTCATCGCCAGGGCGGAGGGCAGCCGGAGCACGGTCGGGGAGTCGCCGAAGGCGCCGATCCAGAAGTGCATCAGCAGGTAGTAGGCGCCGGAGACGGCGTCCACGTGGCCGAGCAGGTCGAACAGCTCACCGGTGCTGCGGCCGGCCGCCGTCCAGGTGGCCAGCTCGTCCCGCCAGAGCTCGGGGCGCCAGCTGCCGTGCACCCCGAGGCCGAGGGTCAGCAGCGCGGGCCACAGCCACACGTACCGCATGAACACGCTCCGGGCCCGGTCCGTCGTGGATCCGGCCGGAGGCGGAATGGGCGTCGTGGAGTCGTCGTGCTCTATCGCGGCGGCTGCAGTGGCGCTCATGGAGTCTCTCTGATCGCTGTGTGTCTGGGAGACGACGTGGCTGAGCGGCCCCTCGGTTCCCACCGCCCATAGGATGATATGTGCAGCGACCAGCGCCCCCGGCCCACGGCCGGGGGCGCTGCCTGCGACGGGCTCAGTCCTTGCGCGATCGGACCGGCGGGTCTGCCTTCGGCAGGCTGAGCGAGGGCGAGTAGAGCAGCCGCTTGAGCAGCGCGGAGAGCGGGCGCTCGGCGAAGCGGTGCACCGCGTAGGCCAGGCTCAGCAGGACGGCCAGGCAGATCAGCAGCAGCGGCTTTGGCGGGATGTGGTGGTTGCGGCCGAGGCGGATCAGCGCCCAGCCGATCTCCTGGTGCATCAGGTAGAGCGGGTAAGTGAGCGCCCCGGCCACGGTCAGCCAGCGCCAGCGCACCCAGTTGAAGGCGCCGAGCGCGACCCCCAGCATGACCAGGAAGGCGACCGCCGAGATCCCGGCCATCACCGGCCAGGAGAGCGTGTGGTGCACCTCGTACTCGTAGCTGCCCTCGGTGATGTGGATCCGGTTCTGCGCCACCAGCCAGGTGAAGCCCACGATGCCGAGCAGCATCGGGTTGGCCCCGAAGCGGTAGATCAGGTACATCGCCACGCCCGCGATGAAGTACGGCGCGTCCTGCGGCATGAAGACCTGGTCCATCAGCTTGCTGTCCGTGCTGGGCGTGATCACCGCGAGGATGGTCCAGATCCCGCA from Kitasatospora sp. MMS16-BH015 encodes:
- a CDS encoding glycosyltransferase family 39 protein, whose product is MSATAAAAIEHDDSTTPIPPPAGSTTDRARSVFMRYVWLWPALLTLGLGVHGSWRPELWRDELATWTAAGRSTGELFDLLGHVDAVSGAYYLLMHFWIGAFGDSPTVLRLPSALAMTGAAVFVVLAGRKLFGPRTALVAGLLFAVVPSISRYAQEARSYAFVLLAVSAATWLLLRAIERPTVLRWLPYAVAVALAGLFHMVSLVFLAGHAVIVAMRWQQSRDRRLLFGFPAAVVVAMLPVLPLVMLGQKQAGRQIGWLHQPGLATYVDFWHGLFGSALVSGCFLALAAIPAGWSVGRRRAFEVGVLAGLPIVLTWFVSQGHTAYFFDRYQLYTVPAWAILAGAGLAAIRPRALTALGLVAVALLGYQDQQALRKSTSHEVTNGKAAAKIIADGYRAGDGFVPVRGSSSWMMIDLETEYYLPKGVHLKDVFAARSAEQKQDLFVDPCKEPAACIGDTGRVWVVTLGEADDPYANLEKPEAEALRAVFTPVQVKHVRGLTVSLLERHR
- a CDS encoding helix-turn-helix transcriptional regulator → MLAVLGLDTTAEAVYRAMLAHPQAGVEALAAHLGLSAAQMREALDLLSRLSLLRPSYEHAGELRAVSPDIGMEILMSRQQAELASQQQRVEASRAAAAQLIAEYADLRPAAPHPEIEQLVGLDRIRERLAVLTRDMRAEVMTFAPDGGHSPESIEAARPLDRSLLERGILMRTVYLESVRNNQPTTAYVGWLAEHGAQVRTTPALPTRLIIVDRTTAVIPVNSDDSAAGAVVLTGQGTLTALCSLFEHVWSLAQPLGSPTTRLVGGLNPQEATVIRLLAEGLTDDAIAKRLGVSPRTSRRLATDLMERLGARSRFEAGARAAQQGWLPDIR
- a CDS encoding glycosyltransferase family 39 protein — its product is MLTAPTAPSPPTGTRRRTASLRAALPALAAYAAARALGVLLVAAWGARRGTPGLHRLAAMWDAYWYQGIVVHGYAGFPPVPGPHGPYEAYAFFPAYPALIRLVHLCGVPVGAAALAVAWLASLAAAWGIFRVGEHLYGRRVGVIAAVLWGVTPYALVESAAYSEPLFTAFVAWALYAAVRRDWLGAGVLALLAGLSRPTGIALAAAVSGAALWELLRGRAGWRAAAGMLLAPLGFLGYLGWVGLVKGRWDGYFRVQDAWQSHFDFGRKTFYSLRDLLVRPDAIMLADVVVAVVLAASVLLFALSIVQRQPLVLVLFSGAMLLLALGDAAYFNSRARFLLPAFTLLLPVATGLARVRSRASLVLILCSAALASALYGGYLAFVYPDAP